From the candidate division KSB1 bacterium genome, one window contains:
- the rho gene encoding transcription termination factor Rho: MTVTGILEIEAKGFGFLRQIKNNLNRLPTDVFIPPPLIQAHRLLPGVELEVAAQQEKDGKLRAQSVQTIQGMPPEAWQALPRLEDLPAISPRKPLWLECEPAGYSQRLIDLFAPLGEGQRALIVAPPRSGKTMMLQQIAAALAHNHPHQQLYVLLLDERPEEVTEFRRSIRGQVFSSSYDDHLGNHLRLAKLVLEFVKRRTEAGGDVVLLIDSLTRTGRAFNAGQQGSGRLMTGGLDARALEVPKRIFGAARKIENAGSLTIIATILTDTGSRMDDFIFEEFKGTGNMELVLDRSLAEERLYPAINLRASSTRREELLFGEAGAAHQKLRRAISDLSPKDALQKLLKLLAMFPTNAALLQKFSQ, translated from the coding sequence TTGACCGTCACCGGCATTTTGGAAATCGAGGCGAAAGGCTTCGGTTTTTTGCGGCAAATCAAGAACAATCTCAACCGCCTGCCCACTGACGTTTTCATTCCGCCACCCTTGATTCAGGCCCATCGTCTGCTGCCCGGCGTTGAGCTGGAAGTCGCGGCGCAGCAGGAGAAGGACGGCAAACTGCGCGCGCAGAGCGTGCAGACCATTCAGGGCATGCCGCCGGAAGCCTGGCAGGCCCTGCCGCGTCTGGAAGACCTGCCCGCCATTTCACCCCGGAAACCGCTCTGGCTGGAATGTGAGCCGGCGGGCTACAGCCAGCGCCTGATCGACCTCTTCGCGCCGTTGGGCGAGGGCCAGCGCGCCCTGATCGTTGCGCCGCCACGCTCCGGCAAGACCATGATGCTGCAACAGATTGCCGCTGCGCTGGCACACAATCATCCGCACCAGCAACTCTACGTGCTGCTGCTCGATGAACGACCCGAGGAGGTCACCGAGTTCCGGCGCAGCATTCGCGGCCAGGTCTTCTCCAGCAGTTATGATGACCATCTCGGCAATCACCTGCGCCTGGCAAAGCTGGTGCTGGAATTCGTCAAACGGCGGACCGAAGCCGGCGGCGACGTCGTCCTGCTCATTGACTCGCTCACCCGCACCGGCCGCGCGTTCAATGCCGGCCAGCAGGGCAGCGGCCGCCTGATGACCGGCGGCCTGGATGCCCGCGCCCTCGAAGTCCCCAAGCGGATTTTCGGCGCCGCGCGCAAGATCGAAAACGCCGGCTCCCTCACCATCATCGCCACCATTCTCACCGACACCGGCTCGCGCATGGATGATTTCATTTTCGAGGAATTCAAAGGCACCGGCAACATGGAACTGGTGCTGGATCGCAGTCTGGCGGAAGAACGGCTCTATCCCGCCATCAATCTGCGCGCCAGCAGCACGCGGCGCGAAGAATTGCTGTTCGGCGAGGCGGGCGCGGCCCATCAGAAACTGCGCCGCGCCATCAGTGATCTCTCCCCCAAAGACGCCCTGCAAAAACTGCTCAAGCTGCTGGCCATGTTTCCCACCAATGCCGCGCTGTTGCAGAAATTTTCCCAATAA
- a CDS encoding TRAP transporter small permease subunit yields MWRTSLARIAGLNEKIGTAVSWLTTGMMLLVCYDVFTRYLLKRSSVAVQELEWHLFAVLFLLGAGFTLKHDRHVRVDLFYARLPQKGRAWIDLFGSLFFLIPFAAMIIWTSLTFVKNAWLIGETSPDPGGLPARYLIKAAIPVGFALLLLQALAVAGEALRVILGLPLSPREEKK; encoded by the coding sequence CTGTGGCGCACGAGCCTGGCACGCATTGCGGGCCTCAATGAAAAAATCGGCACCGCCGTCTCCTGGCTCACCACCGGGATGATGCTGCTGGTCTGTTACGACGTCTTCACCCGCTATCTGCTCAAACGCAGCAGTGTGGCGGTGCAGGAGCTGGAATGGCATCTCTTTGCCGTGCTCTTCCTGCTGGGAGCCGGCTTCACCCTCAAACACGACCGCCATGTGCGCGTCGATCTCTTCTATGCACGCCTGCCGCAAAAAGGCCGCGCCTGGATCGACCTGTTCGGCAGCCTGTTCTTCCTCATCCCCTTTGCCGCCATGATTATTTGGACTTCCCTCACCTTCGTCAAGAACGCCTGGCTCATCGGCGAGACCTCGCCGGATCCCGGCGGCCTGCCGGCGCGCTATCTCATCAAGGCGGCCATCCCGGTCGGCTTCGCGCTTTTGTTGCTGCAAGCCTTGGCGGTGGCCGGGGAAGCCCTGCGGGTGATTCTGGGTCTGCCACTTTCGCCGCGGGAGGAGAAGAAATGA
- a CDS encoding TRAP transporter large permease subunit, translating into MSDAAPLLLFLVLFVLLLPGYPVAFTLGGVSLLFGVFTFGLDFFNLLPLRIWGVMTNYVLLAVPLFVYMGVMLEKSGLAEELLETMALLFGRLRGGLAVAVVIVGALLAATTGIVGATVVTMGLLSLPTMLKRGYSPELTTGTIAASGTLGQIIPPSIVLVLLGSVLNVPIGDLFIGAFVPGMLLVGFYLLWIVLVTRLAPHAAPAMPAEERARFRGAAMVRKVTVAFLPPFLLMVAVLGSIFFGIASPTEAAAVGALGATVLTLLQKRLNLATLRLVMRETTFLTSMVFIILVGATAFGLVFRGLHGDRYLTELILHANLSPHAFLALVMLVVFLAGFFIDFIEIIFIIVPVVAPIFIKMQVDLLWLGILLALNLQTSFLTPPFGFSLFYLKGVAPAEVTTAHIYRGVVPYILLQLLTLLLVIFLPQLATWLPQFMGQ; encoded by the coding sequence ATGAGTGACGCCGCCCCCTTGTTGCTTTTCCTCGTGCTGTTTGTGCTGCTGTTGCCCGGCTATCCGGTGGCGTTTACACTCGGCGGGGTGTCGCTGCTCTTTGGCGTGTTCACCTTCGGACTGGACTTTTTCAATCTGCTGCCGCTGCGCATTTGGGGCGTGATGACCAACTACGTGCTGCTCGCCGTGCCGCTGTTCGTTTACATGGGTGTGATGCTGGAGAAATCCGGCCTGGCGGAAGAGCTGCTGGAAACCATGGCCCTGCTCTTTGGCCGCTTGCGCGGCGGACTGGCCGTCGCTGTCGTCATCGTCGGCGCGCTGCTCGCCGCCACCACCGGCATTGTGGGCGCGACCGTGGTCACCATGGGGCTGTTGAGCCTGCCCACCATGCTCAAGCGCGGCTACAGCCCGGAGCTGACCACCGGCACGATTGCCGCCTCCGGCACCCTGGGCCAGATCATTCCGCCGAGCATCGTGCTGGTCTTGCTGGGCAGCGTTCTCAATGTGCCGATCGGCGATTTGTTCATCGGCGCGTTTGTGCCCGGCATGCTGCTCGTGGGGTTTTATCTGTTGTGGATCGTGCTCGTCACCCGGCTCGCGCCGCACGCCGCGCCCGCCATGCCGGCCGAGGAGCGGGCGCGCTTTCGCGGCGCGGCCATGGTGCGCAAAGTGACCGTGGCTTTCCTGCCGCCGTTTCTCCTGATGGTTGCGGTGCTGGGCTCGATCTTCTTCGGCATCGCCTCGCCCACCGAAGCCGCCGCGGTCGGCGCTTTGGGCGCCACGGTGCTGACCCTGCTGCAGAAGCGTTTGAATCTCGCCACCCTGCGACTGGTCATGCGCGAAACAACCTTTCTGACCAGCATGGTGTTCATCATTCTCGTCGGTGCCACCGCCTTCGGGCTGGTGTTTCGCGGCCTGCATGGCGATCGCTATCTCACCGAGCTGATTTTGCACGCCAATCTCAGCCCGCACGCCTTTCTGGCGCTGGTGATGCTGGTGGTGTTCCTCGCCGGTTTCTTCATCGACTTCATCGAGATCATCTTCATCATCGTGCCGGTGGTCGCGCCGATTTTCATCAAAATGCAGGTGGATTTGCTCTGGCTCGGCATTCTGCTGGCGCTCAACCTGCAAACCTCGTTTCTCACCCCGCCCTTCGGATTCTCGCTGTTCTATCTCAAAGGCGTTGCGCCCGCCGAAGTGACGACGGCGCACATCTATCGTGGCGTGGTGCCCTACATCCTGCTGCAACTGCTCACCCTGCTGCTGGTGATCTTCCTGCCGCAACTCGCCACCTGGCTGCCGCAATTCATGGGACAGTGA
- a CDS encoding TonB-dependent receptor, producing the protein MKCDAIRLGRAGAWWWFGLCALLLVTSRVQGQGVTTAAMSGIVTDSQGQPLPGAAAVIAIHEPSGTHYGTATRSGGAFNIPNMKVGGPYTVTVSLIGFKPQKRENIHLNLGQTVSLEFKLVEEALTMEGIEVSAEQDEVLNRDRTGAATFIKPAQVVVLPSVKRSTRDLTRLDPRSDGNFSFGGRNWLYNNISLDGSYFNNPFGLDDPAPGGQTNAEPVPYDAVEQVQVSIAPFDVREGGFTGAGINTVTKSGSNEFKASVYSFVRNENLLGNKVRGRKVIANPDLAFNQSGFTVSGPLVKNKLFFFLNGELERRDDPGTNFVANRGTAGFGVSRVQAAVMDQIRQRMISVYNYDPGAYDGFIHETDNNKLLAKLDWNINDNHTATFRYNLLDAVRDLPPHPFVLSFNNTGRGPNEASLPFQNSGYAINNELHSFAFELNSRSNKLANRFFASYNRFRDFRQPFSPDFPTIEIGEAGVTYTTVGHEPFSIHNILDQDVLQFTNNLSLFSGRHVFTVGANFEYFSFFNSFNIFRHGVFFLPPATGIGTTFSSLEEFFALTDPNRPGGPFNFRGLIGKGPFKGENIDVGQLGLYAQDEFQVSPLFNLTYGLRVDFPMYFTDPVDNPFSRGLRALDEKGNPEIVDQSKLPGATPLFSPRVGFNWDVRGDRSLQVRGGTGIFTGRVPFVWIGNVISNPGANPNLYPAITNVPQAHKTSDDAILQQSFDLNAMDPDFKFPQVWVTNLAIDKQLPGDLLGTLEVVYGNDLNAVFMRNADLVAPRRFLRDGRPYYGGFGANELNPDGGAGIYVIDNTSDGYNLNVTAQLRKSFRNGLNTSLAYSFTQAKNQLKSTEIASVLWQNQPVQGNPNLPELSYSEFGQRHRIVGSATYRKSWSGSLATHAGLFLEVAEGNRFAGSGGNRYSYIYSGDVNGDGQGGNDLIYIPRDQNDINLAAYTDGSGRTISAQEQWHALDAFITQDKYLSRHRGEIAERFGAVNPWYYNIDLRVLQDFSFTAGARRQTIQLSLDILNLPNLINSSWGVRKVASAAATSPLRLAGFDNQGEPIFNFVGPSETFIDDAGLNSRWQIQVGLRYLFN; encoded by the coding sequence ATGAAATGCGACGCCATTCGCTTGGGGCGGGCAGGGGCATGGTGGTGGTTTGGCCTCTGCGCTCTCCTGTTGGTCACCAGCCGCGTTCAGGGACAGGGCGTCACCACCGCGGCAATGAGTGGGATCGTCACCGACAGCCAGGGTCAGCCGCTGCCCGGCGCGGCCGCAGTCATTGCGATTCACGAACCCAGCGGCACGCACTACGGCACCGCCACACGCAGCGGCGGCGCCTTCAACATCCCCAACATGAAAGTGGGCGGGCCCTACACCGTGACGGTGAGTCTGATCGGCTTCAAGCCGCAGAAGCGGGAGAACATTCACCTGAATCTGGGCCAAACCGTGAGCCTGGAGTTCAAGCTGGTGGAAGAGGCCCTGACGATGGAGGGCATCGAGGTGTCTGCCGAGCAGGACGAGGTTTTGAACAGGGATCGCACCGGCGCGGCGACCTTCATCAAGCCGGCGCAGGTGGTGGTGCTGCCTTCGGTGAAGCGCAGCACGCGCGATCTCACCCGCCTGGATCCGCGCAGCGACGGCAATTTCAGCTTTGGCGGCCGCAACTGGCTGTACAACAATATCTCGCTCGACGGCTCCTACTTCAACAACCCCTTCGGGCTGGATGACCCGGCGCCCGGCGGCCAGACCAATGCCGAGCCGGTGCCCTACGATGCGGTCGAGCAGGTGCAGGTCTCGATTGCGCCGTTCGATGTGCGGGAGGGCGGCTTCACCGGCGCCGGCATCAACACCGTCACCAAGAGTGGCAGCAACGAATTCAAGGCCTCGGTGTACAGCTTTGTGCGCAACGAAAACCTGCTGGGCAACAAGGTGCGGGGCAGGAAAGTCATCGCCAATCCCGATCTCGCCTTCAACCAGTCGGGTTTCACGGTGAGCGGGCCGCTGGTGAAAAACAAACTGTTCTTTTTCCTGAATGGCGAGCTGGAGCGCCGCGATGATCCCGGCACGAATTTCGTCGCCAACCGCGGCACCGCCGGTTTCGGCGTCTCGCGCGTGCAGGCCGCGGTGATGGATCAAATCCGCCAGCGCATGATCAGCGTCTACAACTATGACCCCGGCGCCTACGACGGCTTCATCCACGAAACCGACAACAACAAGCTGCTGGCCAAGCTGGATTGGAACATCAACGACAACCACACCGCCACCTTCCGCTACAATTTGCTGGATGCCGTGCGCGACCTGCCGCCGCATCCCTTCGTGCTGAGCTTCAACAACACCGGCCGCGGCCCCAACGAGGCGAGCCTGCCGTTTCAAAATTCCGGCTACGCCATCAACAACGAGCTGCATTCCTTTGCCTTCGAGCTCAACAGTCGCTCAAACAAGCTGGCCAACCGCTTCTTCGCGAGCTACAACCGCTTCCGCGATTTTCGCCAGCCTTTCAGCCCCGATTTTCCCACCATCGAGATCGGCGAGGCGGGCGTGACCTACACCACCGTGGGCCATGAGCCGTTTTCGATTCACAACATCCTGGATCAGGACGTCTTGCAATTCACCAACAACCTGAGCCTGTTCTCCGGCCGGCACGTGTTCACCGTGGGCGCCAATTTCGAGTATTTCTCGTTTTTCAACTCCTTCAACATTTTCCGCCACGGCGTGTTCTTCCTGCCCCCGGCCACCGGCATCGGCACGACATTCTCTTCCTTGGAGGAATTCTTCGCGCTCACCGACCCCAACCGGCCCGGCGGCCCGTTCAACTTCAGAGGGTTGATCGGCAAGGGGCCGTTCAAGGGTGAGAACATCGATGTCGGCCAGCTCGGCCTCTATGCGCAGGATGAGTTTCAAGTGTCGCCGTTGTTCAACCTGACCTACGGCCTGCGCGTCGATTTTCCGATGTACTTCACCGACCCGGTGGACAATCCTTTTTCGCGCGGGCTGAGGGCGCTGGATGAGAAGGGCAACCCCGAAATCGTGGATCAGAGCAAACTGCCGGGCGCCACGCCGCTGTTCTCGCCGCGGGTGGGTTTCAACTGGGATGTGCGGGGTGACCGCTCGCTGCAAGTGCGCGGCGGCACCGGCATTTTCACCGGCCGTGTGCCGTTCGTGTGGATCGGCAACGTGATTTCCAATCCCGGCGCCAATCCCAACCTCTATCCGGCAATTACCAATGTGCCGCAGGCCCACAAAACCAGCGACGACGCCATTCTGCAGCAGTCGTTCGACCTCAACGCCATGGATCCGGATTTCAAGTTTCCGCAAGTCTGGGTCACCAATCTCGCCATCGACAAGCAGTTGCCCGGCGACCTGCTGGGCACGCTGGAAGTGGTTTACGGCAACGATCTCAACGCCGTGTTCATGCGCAATGCCGATCTCGTGGCGCCGCGGCGGTTTTTGCGTGACGGCCGGCCGTATTACGGCGGCTTCGGCGCCAACGAGCTGAATCCCGACGGCGGTGCCGGCATTTATGTGATCGACAACACCAGCGACGGGTACAATCTCAACGTGACGGCACAGTTGCGCAAGAGCTTCCGCAACGGTTTGAACACCAGCCTGGCCTACAGCTTCACCCAGGCCAAGAACCAGTTGAAATCCACGGAAATTGCCAGTGTGCTCTGGCAAAATCAACCGGTGCAGGGCAACCCCAATCTGCCGGAGCTGAGCTACTCAGAGTTCGGCCAGCGCCATCGCATCGTGGGCAGCGCGACCTATCGCAAGAGCTGGTCGGGCAGCCTGGCGACGCATGCGGGCTTGTTTTTGGAGGTGGCGGAGGGCAACCGTTTTGCCGGCTCGGGCGGCAACCGCTATTCCTACATTTACTCCGGCGATGTCAACGGCGACGGCCAGGGCGGCAATGATTTGATCTACATTCCGCGGGATCAAAATGACATCAACCTGGCGGCCTACACCGACGGCAGCGGCCGCACGATTTCGGCGCAGGAGCAATGGCATGCGCTGGATGCTTTCATCACGCAGGACAAATACTTGAGCCGGCATCGCGGCGAGATTGCGGAGCGCTTTGGCGCGGTGAATCCGTGGTATTACAACATCGATTTGCGCGTGCTGCAGGATTTTTCCTTCACTGCCGGCGCCCGGCGGCAAACCATTCAGTTGAGCCTCGACATTCTCAACCTTCCCAACCTGATCAATTCGAGCTGGGGCGTGCGCAAGGTGGCGAGCGCGGCCGCGACCTCCCCGCTGCGCCTGGCCGGTTTTGACAACCAGGGCGAACCGATCTTCAACTTTGTCGGCCCGTCCGAGACCTTCATCGATGATGCCGGCTTGAATTCACGCTGGCAAATTCAGGTGGGATTGCGGTATTTGTTCAACTAG
- a CDS encoding metallophosphoesterase gives MKFSPPLLPVLFACWAWSCGPSLVDFQPTQADFSFVAIGDTGERGDVLEQNAAVLRKMFREDRFQALIFLGDNFYPTGLNVPRARVQDKITAMLGPFEEVLQGLGREQVYAVAGNHDYYAFLAVDFTLPLNLYSLQTAPYGFSSRGNQRARRIPVWTYIDSLPRAALHGPDSNKIQMIFFDSARPLRTDTTTWQPALDSLRHLLAAFKDDARVKWRLLFVHHPFHSLGPHGGYKHWDDETETVAYLNPCSRDSNAADYVLNLLDPEDTCAPKYQAYVRAVQAAIAASGVTVQAVIAGHEHVLQLLYRPQDKAGGPRIHVGTGAGAKVSRVKAANPAAHEFTWWQHFDPDDKMTHKGRSKHGFVRGDLKGETLELRFYDGKNGRVLPAADGRTIFVIHRDGSMSFR, from the coding sequence GTGAAGTTTTCGCCCCCCCTGCTGCCCGTCCTTTTTGCCTGCTGGGCTTGGTCGTGCGGCCCTTCCCTGGTCGATTTCCAACCCACGCAGGCTGATTTTTCTTTTGTCGCCATTGGTGACACCGGGGAGCGCGGCGACGTGCTGGAGCAAAACGCGGCGGTCCTGCGCAAAATGTTTCGGGAAGACCGGTTTCAGGCATTGATTTTTCTGGGAGACAATTTCTATCCCACCGGCCTGAATGTGCCGCGCGCAAGAGTGCAGGACAAAATCACCGCCATGCTCGGGCCGTTCGAGGAAGTCCTGCAGGGTTTGGGACGCGAACAGGTTTATGCCGTGGCCGGCAATCACGACTACTATGCCTTCCTGGCGGTTGATTTCACGCTGCCGCTGAATCTGTACAGCCTGCAGACCGCACCCTACGGTTTCAGCAGCCGCGGCAATCAGCGCGCCCGCCGCATTCCGGTGTGGACTTACATCGACAGCCTGCCGCGCGCCGCGTTGCATGGCCCGGACAGCAACAAGATTCAAATGATCTTCTTCGATTCCGCGCGGCCGCTGCGCACTGACACCACCACCTGGCAACCGGCACTCGACAGTCTGCGGCACCTGCTGGCGGCATTCAAAGATGATGCCCGCGTCAAGTGGCGGCTGCTGTTCGTGCATCATCCCTTCCATTCACTCGGCCCGCACGGCGGCTACAAGCATTGGGATGATGAAACTGAAACCGTGGCCTATCTCAATCCCTGCAGCCGGGATTCCAATGCCGCGGATTACGTGCTGAATCTGCTCGATCCCGAAGACACCTGTGCGCCCAAATATCAAGCCTATGTGCGCGCGGTGCAGGCAGCCATCGCTGCCAGCGGCGTGACGGTGCAGGCGGTGATTGCCGGGCACGAACACGTGCTGCAGTTGCTCTACCGGCCGCAGGACAAAGCCGGCGGCCCGCGCATACACGTCGGCACGGGCGCAGGCGCCAAGGTCAGCCGGGTGAAAGCCGCCAATCCCGCGGCGCATGAATTCACCTGGTGGCAGCACTTTGATCCTGACGACAAAATGACGCACAAGGGCCGGAGCAAACACGGTTTCGTGCGCGGCGATTTGAAAGGCGAGACGCTGGAGCTGCGCTTCTATGACGGCAAAAATGGCCGGGTGCTGCCGGCCGCAGACGGCAGGACGATCTTTGTCATTCATCGCGATGGCAGCATGAGTTTCCGCTAA
- a CDS encoding PorV/PorQ family protein → MTMRGLTLLTLVALAGSVQAQFIPVLGSQRAGTAMAQFLKIGVGARAGGMGEAFVALANDAAALYWNPAGAAQVQQNELIFSHVNWPVEVRHEFLGYLHRLGGQNVLGVSVTALHTDDFEETTVYQPFGTGNFVSFGDLALGLTFARRMTDRFSVGITLKYVDETLAELHARNVFVDFGTYYWTGFGSARFAVAVSNFGTNIQPAGTLYLRDGSLTSSFQDFAPPTVFRIGFATEVIDRPGHKVTTALQLNHPNDNAENLNLGVEYWWRRALALRGGYRANVDEESFTFGAGVARSLNRFHLNLDFSYADFGNLGSASRVSAALRF, encoded by the coding sequence ATGACAATGCGAGGCCTCACACTCCTCACGCTCGTTGCGCTGGCCGGTTCGGTTCAGGCACAATTCATCCCGGTGCTCGGCAGCCAGCGCGCCGGCACCGCCATGGCACAGTTTCTCAAGATCGGCGTGGGCGCGCGCGCCGGTGGCATGGGCGAGGCGTTCGTGGCGCTCGCCAACGATGCCGCGGCGCTGTACTGGAATCCCGCCGGCGCCGCCCAGGTGCAACAGAATGAGTTGATTTTTTCGCACGTGAACTGGCCGGTGGAGGTGCGCCATGAATTTCTGGGCTACCTGCATCGCCTGGGCGGGCAAAACGTGCTGGGGGTGAGCGTGACCGCGCTGCACACCGATGATTTCGAAGAGACCACGGTGTATCAACCGTTCGGCACCGGCAATTTCGTGTCGTTCGGTGATCTCGCGCTGGGCCTGACCTTCGCGCGCCGCATGACCGATCGCTTCAGTGTGGGAATCACGCTCAAATACGTTGACGAGACACTCGCCGAGCTGCACGCCCGCAACGTGTTCGTGGATTTCGGCACCTACTACTGGACCGGCTTTGGCAGCGCGCGCTTTGCCGTGGCGGTTTCCAATTTCGGAACGAATATACAGCCCGCCGGCACGCTGTACTTGCGGGACGGCTCCCTCACCAGCAGTTTTCAGGATTTCGCGCCGCCCACCGTGTTTCGCATCGGCTTTGCCACCGAGGTGATCGACCGGCCCGGGCACAAAGTCACCACGGCACTGCAACTGAATCACCCCAATGACAACGCCGAAAATCTCAATCTTGGTGTGGAGTATTGGTGGCGGCGGGCGCTGGCGCTGCGCGGCGGTTATCGCGCCAATGTCGACGAGGAGTCCTTCACCTTTGGCGCGGGCGTGGCCCGGTCGCTCAACCGCTTTCATCTCAATCTCGATTTCTCCTACGCTGATTTTGGCAATCTGGGGAGTGCCAGCCGTGTCAGCGCTGCGCTCAGGTTTTGA